In Strigops habroptila isolate Jane chromosome 6, bStrHab1.2.pri, whole genome shotgun sequence, a single genomic region encodes these proteins:
- the DPYSL5 gene encoding dihydropyrimidinase-related protein 5 isoform X2, giving the protein MLANAATMRILIKGGKVVNDDCTLEADVYIENGIIQQVGRELMIPGGAKVIDATGKLVIPGGIDTSTHFHQTFMNATCVDDFYHGTKAALVGGTTMIIGHVLPDKETSLLDAYEKCRSLADPKVCCDYALHMGITWWAPKVKAEMETLVREKGVNSFQMFMTYKDLYMLRDSELYQVFRACRDFGAIARVHAENGELVAEGAKEALDLGITGPEGIEISRPEELEAEATHRVITIANRTHCPVYLVNVSSMSAGDVIAAAKMQGKVVYAETTTAHATLTGLHYYHQDWFHAAAYVTVPPLRLDTNTSAYLMSLLANDTLNIVASDHRPFSTKQKAMGKEDFTKIPHGVSGVQDRMNIIWERGVVGGKMDENRFVAVTSSNAAKIHNLYPRKGRIIPGADADVVVWDPEATKTISASTQVQGGDINLYENMRCHGVPLVTISRGRVVYENGVFMCAEGTGKFCPLRSFPDSVYKKLVQREKVLRSMTTFQSELRPGFSLPPEAGRAAFGRAEDLSPN; this is encoded by the exons ATGCTCGCCAACGCGGCCACCATGCGGATCCTCATCAAGGGGGGGAAGGTGGTGAACGACGACTGTACACTGGAGGCAGATGTCTACATCGAGAATGGCATCATCCAGCAAGTGGGTCGCGAGCTCATGATCCCTGGCGGGGCCAAGGTCATCGACGCCACTGGCAAGCTTGTCATCCCCGGCGGCATCGACACCAGCACCCACTTCCACCAGACCTTCATGAATGCCACCTGTGTGGATGACTTCTACCACGGCACCAAG GCAGCCCTGGTAGGAGGGACGACGATGATCATTGGCCACGTCCTGCCCGACAAGGAGACCTCACTGCTGGACGCCTATGAGAAGTGCCGCAGCCTGGCTGACCCCAAGGTCTGCTGCGACTATGCCCTGCATATGGGCATCACTTGGTGGGCACCTAAG GTGAAGGCAGAGATGGAGACGCTGGTGCGGGAGAAGGGGGTGAACTCATTCCAGATGTTCATGACCTACAAGGACCTGTACATGCTGCGGGACAGCGAGCTTTACCAGGTCTTCCGGGCCTGCCGTGACTTTGGTGCCATTGCCCGTGTCCATGCTGAGAATGGCGAGCTGGTGGCTGAG GGAGCAAAGGAGGCGCTGGACCTGGGCATCACGGGGCCGGAGGGTATCGAGATCAGTCGGCCTGAAGAG CTGGAAGCCGAGGCCACACACCGCGTCATCACCATTGCCAACAGG ACCCACTGCCCTGTTTACCTGGTGAACGTCTCCAGTATGTCCGCAGGGGATGTCATTGCTGCCGCCAAGATGCAAG GGAAGGTGGTGTACGCGGAGACGACCACAGCACACGCCACGCTCACCGGGCTGCACTACTACCACCAGGACTGGTTCCATGCTGCTGCCTATGTCACCGTGCCACCGCTGCGCCTGGACACCAACACCTCGGCCTACCTCATGAGCCTGCTCGCCAA CGACACTCTGAACATCGTGGCCTCTGACCACCGGCCCTTCAGCACCAAGCAGAAAGCCATGGGCAAGGAGGACTTCACCAAGATCCCCCACGGCGTCAGTGGCGTGCAGGACCGCATGAACATCATCTGGGAGCGAGGCGTG GTTGGGGGCAAGATGGATGAGAACCGCTTCGTGGCTGTGACCAGCTCCAACGCTGCCAAGATCCACAACCTGTACCCCCGCAAAGGCCGGATCATCCCTGGGGCTGACGCCGATGTCGTCGTCTGGGACCCTGAGGCCACCAA GACCATCTCGGCCAGCACCCAGGTGCAGGGGGGGGACATCAACCTGTACGAGAACATGCGGTGCCACGGGGTGCCCCTGGTCACCATCAGCCGCGGGCGTGTGGTCTACGAGAATGGTGTCTTCATGTGTGCCGAGGGCACCGGCAAGTTCTGCCCACTCCGCTCCTTCCCGGACTCCGTCTACAAGAAGCTGGTGCAGCGGGAGAAG
- the DNMT3A gene encoding DNA (cytosine-5)-methyltransferase 3A isoform X7 yields the protein MNVVDETPRTEPQKEEEASPPASQQPTDPASPNVATTPEPVVADSVDKNTSKSADDEPEYEDGRGFGIGELVWGKLRGFSWWPGRIVSWWMTGRSRAAEGTRWVMWFGDGKFSVVCVEKLLPLSSFASAFHQATYNKQPMYRKAIYEVLQVASSRAGKIFPACPENDETDTSKVVEIQNKQMIEWALGGFQPSGPKGLEPPEEERNPYKEVYTEMWVEPEAAAYAPPPPAKKPRKSTTEKPKVKEIIDERTRERLVYEVRQKCRNIEDICISCGSLNVTLEHPLFIGGMCQNCKNCFLECAYQYDDDGYQSYCTICCGGREVLMCGNNNCCRCFCVECVDLLVGPGAAQAAIKEDPWNCYMCGHKGVYGLLRRREDWPSRLQMFFANNHDQEFDPPKVYPPVPAEKRKPIRVLSLFDGIATGLLVLKDLGIQVDRYIASEVCEDSITVGMVRHQGKIMYVGDVRNVTQKHIQEWGPFDLVIGGSPCNDLSIVNPARKGLYEGTGRLFFEFYRLLHEARPKEGDDRPFFWLFENVVAMGVSDKRDISRFLESNPVMIDAKEVSAAHRARYFWGNLPGMNRPLASTVNDKLELQECLEHGRIAKFSKVRTITTRSNSIKQGKDQHFPVFMNEKEDILWCTEMERVFGFPVHYTDVSNMSRLARQRLLGRSWSVPVIRHLFAPLKEYFACV from the exons ATGAACGTGGTGGACGAGACGCCGCGGACAGAGCCccagaaggaggaggaggccaGCCCCCCCGCCTCCCAGCAGCCCACTGACCCTGCCTCGCCAAACGTGGCCACCACGCCTGAGCCCGTGGTGGCCGACTCTGTCGACAAGAACACCTCCAAGTCAGCCGATGATGAGCCAGAATACGAG GATGGCCGGGGCTTTGGCATCGGCGAGCTGGTGTGGGGCAAACTGCGCGGCTTCTCCTGGTGGCCTGGGCGCATTGTCTCCTGGTGGATGACAGGCCGGAGCCGGGCGGCCGAGGGCACTCGCTGGGTGATGTGGTTTGGGGACGGCAAGTTCTCAGTG GTCTGTGTGGAGAAGCTGCTGCCGCTCAGCTCCTTCGCCAGCGCCTTTCACCAGGCCACCTACAACAAGCAGCCCATGTACCGCAAAGCCATCTATGAGGTGCTGCAG GtggcaagcagcagagcagggaagatCTTCCCAGCGTGCCCCGAGAACGATGAGACGGACACCTCCAAGGTGGTGGAGATCCAGAACAAGCAGATGATTGAGTGGGCCCTGGGCGGCTTCCAGCCCTCTGGCCCCAAGGGCCTGGAGCCCCCTGAAG AGGAGCGGAACCCCTACAAAGAAGTTTACACGGAGATGTGGGTAGAGCCGGAAGCAGCTGCCTACGCACCACCCCCACCTGccaaaaaacccaggaaaagcACAACAGAGAAGCCCAAGGTCAAGGAGATCATTGACGAGCGCACCCGAG agCGGCTCGTGTATGAGGTCCGGCAGAAATGCAGGAACATTGAAG ATATCTGCATCTCCTGCGGGAGCCTCAACGTGACCCTGGAGCACCCTCTATTTATAGGAGGAATGTGCCAAAACTGCAAG AACTGCTTCTTGGAGTGTGCATACCAGTACGATGATGACGGCTACCAGTCCTACTGCACCATCTGCTGCGGTGGCCGCGAGGTGCTCATGTGCGGCAACAACAACTGCTGCAG GTGCTTCTGTGTGGAGTGCGTGGACCTGCTGGTGGGCCCAGGGGCAGCCCAGGCAGCCATCAAGGAGGACCCCTGGAACTGCTACATGTGCGGCCATAAGGGTGTCTACGGGCTGCTGCGGCGGCGGGAAGACTGGCCCTCACGCCTCCAGATGTTCTTCGCCAACAACCACGACCAGGAGTTT GACCCACCAAAGGTGTACCCGCCTGTGCCAGCTGAGAAGAGGAAGCCCATCCGGGTGCTCTCGCTCTTTGATGGCATTGCCACAG GCCTGCTGGTGCTGAAGGACCTGGGCATCCAGGTGGACCGCTACATCGCCTCTGAGGTGTGCGAGGACTCCATCACTGTCGGCATGGTGAGGCACCAGGGCAAGATCATGTACGTCGGGGACGTCCGAAATGTCACCCAGAAACAC ATACAGGAGTGGGGCCCATTCGACCTGGTTATTGGGGGGAGCCCCTGCAACGACCTCTCCATCGTCAACCCAGCCAGGAAGGGGCTCTATG AGGGCACCGGGCGGCTCTTCTTTGAGTTTTACCGCCTGCTCCACGAAGCCCGGCCCAAGGAGGGTGATGACCGGCCGTTCTTCTGGCTCTTCGAGAACGTGGTGGCCATGGGGGTGAGCGACAAGAGGGACATCTCGCGCTTCCTAGAG TCCAACCCCGTCATGATTGATGCCAAAGAAGTGTCTGCAGCACACAGGGCACGGTACTTCTGGGGGAATCTTCCTGGGATGAACAG GCCACTCGCATCCACCGTCAATGATAAGCTGGAGTTGCAGGAGTGCCTGGAGCACGGCAGGATAGCAAAG TTCAGCAAAGTGCGAACTATCACCACTCGCTCCAACTCCATCAAGCAGGGCAAGGACCAGCATTTCCCCGTCTTCATGAACGAGAAGGAGGACATCCTGTGGTGCACGGAGATGGAGAG GGTCTTTGGCTTCCCAGTGCATTACACAGATGTGTCCAACATGAGCCGCCTGGCCCGGCAGAGACTGCTTGGCAGATCCTGGAGTGTGCCGGTGATCCGCCACCTCTTTGCTCCCCTGAAGGAATACTTTGCCTGCGTTTAA